One Nicotiana tomentosiformis chromosome 1, ASM39032v3, whole genome shotgun sequence genomic window, aacattacggacctgcttcaacttccgaaatcataatccgaccccgatatcaaaaagttcactcccggtcaaaatttttaaaatttcaactttcgccatttcgagccaaatttaaccacggacctccaaataacaaTCCGGATGCGCTTCTAAGTttaaaattacccaacggagctaacagaaccatcaaaattctaattcgaggtcaaatgctaaaaagtaaaatttggtcaactctctcgatttaaagcttcaacaatgaaaaccattcttccaattcgattctgaaatacctgaaaaccataatcgacgattcacacaagtcaaaatacatcatacggagttactcatgccctcaaacaattgcgcgaagtgtaaatgctcaaaacgaccggtcggatcattataTATAGGTTCTTTTTAAGAGGTCTCTTTTGTTAGGAATTGGGTACCTAATCCATTTTAAAACAGCATTTAAAGGTTTAAAAACTAGACGTGGTGCTCCTCTTTCCTTTTTTGCATTGTTATTAACATAAATGCATAGCAACTCCAGGGAAATTTAGAAGGAcggataattttattttttaaaagattTGATATCTCTTTTTTTGCAAATTTTCTTCATTTCATGATTCATTTGGATTGGTCTTGCCTTAGTAAAAATTACATGTTCATTGAATCCTTCTATGTATGGAAGTTCAATTAcatacttttttttctttcccaaaaagcGTTAGGAAAATCAGAGCATATTTCTTTCTTAAAACGTTTTTGAAGATCGGCTATTTTAGTATCCATCTACGGGGTTTTTTAAATCTCTTCGATTTTTTTGAccttaattttatcttttaaaagGGTGATATGCTGAGAAAGTTGGTTGATTCTAAAAATAGaattttttctaataaaattGCTTTCATCTTGTAAAAGAGTTTTTATAAAAGGAGAATGTAGATCTTTTCCTAGGATGGTGGTAGTTATACCATTTAAATCAGTTACAAGCAAAGGTAATTTTACGATTTAAGagataacaagacaataaggaagacaattcaactaaagcatgtaagagGAAAATAACAAGTAGGAGATGGCACAGGTGTCAACAATGATAATTAAAGCATGTACAGGAAGACTAACGCATGTAATATTAATTAACAATGAGAACTAAAAATATGCTAAGGTAATTTAATTAAAGGCATTGAAAGAGTCTAAATAccttaaaccggtcaaataccacatataatcTGTGTACCCACTTGTTAGCTTGCGTATacgtctttcacataacacaattaatacaattaattccaaatcctaaggggtagttccgtcacacaaagttaggcaagacacttacctcaactacgccaactcaaccctcgaaaatagctttttccctaaaattcgcctctacaaggctcaaatctaaccaaatttaacttaatatcatcaaacaatgcaggAAACAATGATGTTGGGCATAGTTCTATATGTTATAAAAATTTGCATAAGTTTCATTTTTTACTGTATTAAATTTTCATTAGCCTcctacttttcttttttattttgaatttaatgTTAAGACAAATATTATGTATTGATTGtcatattataattaataatattaatgACAAACATAAATTTAGATTAGCAAGATTATAGTTTATCTCTTTGAATAATGTGCAAAATTATTAATATGTCATAAAACATTAAAAAAATTACATCTCTTGATATCATGACAAGTATCGTAGTGCACCCATGGTCTTAAAATTTTGGATCTGCCTCTGTTTATAGATGACATTTTATTTAATGTCTTGGTTTATGGCTTGTTACATTTtaattcaaataatatttatttCACTTTATTAATTTGTTGCTCATTATTAAATAAATTGAGGCACATCGGCGTAAATTAAGTATTTAATATGTTATAGAGGTTTGCTCGATTCAAATGGTAGGTATTGGGTGCAGATCACATCTCATCTTGTTTTGAGGTATGACAGGCATGATAAGAATATGTTATACTTTTATGTGCATATATTTGCACCATTAGCATCATAAAGAGGTCTTGACATACATTTACATCATTGCATGTATTTCATGTTATGTTAAAGACTTGTTCTAGATTTTTATGAGCAGGTTAAGGATATTTACTATATCTTTATGAATCACTACTTTATTTTCTCCATATAAATTATTTAGCTGACATCACAGTTGATATTTGAGTCACTGCCATCCATCCTCTCTGTTTGGAGCTTACCTCTAGTTTatgttgatttatttttttagaaTGTGTCCAATTTTTATTATACACAAATACTTAAATGTTCAATGACTTCACTGTAAATTTGACATATAATGTTACTCTCGACATTTTATGGTTGTCATGGTTGTTATCTTGTTTGTCTCTTATGTATGTTGATCTTTTGAAACTTTTTATCGGCATAGAATAAATGTGTAACGattcgaccgatcgttttgagtgtattagccccgatcccctatttattgcctcgactattttatattttagttacgtgacttgccggggtgcttAGTTTCGGGGTCGGaaaagtttcggagtgaaatgggacatagtccctaagttggaggtttaggTTGTaaaagtttcggagtgaaatgggacatagtccctaagttgtaaaagttgaccgtagtttgccttgtgtgaagatgactccggaatggaattttgactgttccaatagctccgtagggtgattttggtcacACGAGCGTggccggatgttgatttggaggtccatatgtCGTTTCGacgtgaattggtgaaagttgaaaaatgaaagattttggaaagtttgaccggcagttgactttattgatatcggggtcggatcccgatTTCAAAAGTTGAAATAGGtatgtaatgtcatttatgatttgtgtgcaaaaatttgaagtcaatcggagttgatttggtatgaatcggcgttggttttggaatttggaagttcatagttcataggcttgaatttgggttgtgattcgtagaatttgtattgtttgatgtgatttgatgcttcgAGTGTGTTCATATGAtgtgttaggacttgttggtatgtttggttgagatcccgggggcctcggatgtaattcagaccatgttcggcgcatttcggaTCATTGAGAAGTTGTTGAATCTGGTGCTTCTGGTGTTCTTATATCCGATCGCGAATGGAttaacgcgatcgcgaagggtaatttGGCACTGTGggaaatttgttctatgcgatcgctaGATGGGGCCTGCAATCGCGGAAGGCTGGTTTCCAGTGAATCGCGAACACGTGGAGGAGGTCGCATTCGCGTAAAGGAATTTGGGGGCAGCAGGTCCACACGCTTTGTTCATTGCGATCGCGTGTAGGGAACCGTGATCGCATAGCTTGATGAGGCAGTGCTCCGCGTTCGCATGGGATATCTCGCATTCGCATATAAGGTTTTGAGCTGATggaatttttcttcttcgcgatcgcgatgtgtaaatCACTGAGTAGCAGACTtaagtttcaaaatcgagggtttattccatattccacattttggacttagagagctcggtttgaggcgaaATTTCGAGGAATTTTCAGAGAGATCATTGGGGTAAGGATTCCTagctcgattttggttaaattactcgaatttattattatttttattatgtaaTTAGGGATTGGAGTTGGAAAAATTAAGGAAAAGTGATAAAACCTTTTAggctaaatttttgagttttgaaaggcgaaatgaggtcggatttgaataattcttgtatgtttggattcgttatcgaatgggtgtttgattttttATAAATTTGGTCGGATTCCAAGACGCGGGCTCGGGGTGACTTTTTTGGTCgaattttcaattctttgcaaagatcgtaattttattatttgaattagtttcctagagttatatttatagtatgaaattattttggctagattcgagcggttcggagttgaaaaattgagggaaaggccttctagttaaTTGATtttgcgtggtttgaggtaagtgacttgtctaaccttgtgggggggaaattttccttaggatttggtattgttgtgataattgtgatatgtgaaagccgtgtacgcaaggtgatgagtgtgtacacgggctaaatattaaaatttctggtttttagctatgtagattcttttcatgctttaattgagttaccttaacataTTATAGTCATCATATTTaatctaatttcacatgtctacttgtcttatctcttacttgctaattgctctacatgtttagttgaaattcTTATTTccttattccgtattcattatttaactattgaattcttacttgaaattgttatttcttggaatatcttgttgttgagatTGGTATTGAATTGCAAAGGCCGTGATTCCTATTGAggcaatgtcacgacccaaaatccactattcgtaatggcacctaacccaacccgttaggtcagccaattaacagttaacacaattttaataaaataaaaatgaccAACAAATAATATATCTGGATTCCATACAATATTCCAAGAATTGATAGTACAAGTAATGAGCTACTAAGATTGGATTATTGCAAAAATTGATATGAAATGAATACCACTTCTATTttaaatgtacataaacagaaccCAACTCTAAAACTACCcagggacaagtggtagctacaCCCGGAAGGCACGGACATCTTCAAAGTCAGCTCTCGTCATCCACCGCAACTCCGTaccaagatctgcacacaaggtgtagaagtgtagtatgagtacaaccgaccccatgtacttagaaactatcttgactaacctcggtgaagtagtgatgaggctttttagttaaaagatacttactgatataacatgtgcaataaactagcaatagaataatattacAATATAACAGAAAAGAGTATACAAAACGAACATGCGAAGCAGTAAATGAGTATTAGAAGAAATCATAATTTAATATTTTCCAATATCTCGACCAATCCTTTTCTTAGAGCAATAACCAATAAACCACGATAGTAAATccataactttcatagtgtgaggaATGTACTCAAGATTTCAAGTAAATGGTATGGCAACAcctttcgtgcatttatctcatcctagCCAAATATACGCATAACAGTACCAACAGGGtgaaagaaatgccaataacagtaatgacaaagtGGAAATTACACAAGTAGCAATAACGAACAAGGCAGTACATATGGACCACGGTAACAGACTAGGTAGAAGATATAGAAAAAATGACAGCAAttaggaaaaaaaatataaacttCACTAACTAGCATGGTAGAAGACCTAGGTGTAGATATAACAACAAGAAGGAAAGCGCGATCTTTATGAGCTAATAaccataaggcatgaataactaACTTGATAGgaagtgtgatgacccgataggtcgtctcatattttaaaacctaattatgtgatccgaagccttaaaaattatgttttagcctttctcgatttacgtACGCAGTCCGATgtgtttctggaaagcttttatgttaaaaactgtgaaaaatataaaattttgctttgaaaattatttgagttgacttcggtcaatgttttgagtaaacgaatccggatccatattttgatggtcccggtaggtccgtatcgtaatttgggacctgggcgtatgcccgaaatagaattctgaggtccctagttcgagatatggaattttgatgaaaaattaaaagtttgaaagtttaatgattttaagaattgactaatgtttggtcttgttgataccgggtccgtattttggtttcggagcccggtacatgtccattattatatttatgacttgtctgtgaaatttggtgagaaacggagttagtttgacgtgattcggacgttcggttgtgaaaatagaagttttaaagttttcttgaaaattttatttgatttggtgttcaattcgtagttttaggtattattttggcgatttgatcacgcgaacaagtttgtattatgttttaagacttgtgtgcatgtttggtttggagccccgagggctcgggtgagtttcggataggctacggaatgttttgaacttagaaaacatAACAACTGCTGCAACTGATCTGCAAACTTCGCacttgcgaggtctggctcgcaaatgcgagcctcgcatttacgaagagaccatcgcatttgcgagcaatgGGCTGGGGGGAgaccttcgcaattgcaaagttttgatcgcatttgcgatcctcgcagtccgcatttgcgaacactggTTCTCATTTGCGAAGGCAGTAGACATTGCcattctttgcatttgcgatcaagcctgagttcgcatttgcgaactattcttcgcatttgcgaagaatgaAGAGGTGTGATGTCTCTCGCATTTGAgggtttcgcaattgcgaagccaaggtcgcaaatgcgacatctgcagctgaacaactatgacttagacgggatttttagttcatttctcaaattttcaaaacctaaaacattATAGGCGATTTTTTCAAGACTTTGTCTTCCCCAAatcgttggtaagtgattctaacctatttcatttcaatctttcactacttttcctaagatttcaacctaaaatctaaggtttttatggtggaattgggggttttgggCAGAAACTAGAGATTTGGTAaattgggaatttagacctcaaattgaggtcagattccaaaataaattacataattgggctcgggggtgaatggattttggtctgaatctcggattttgatcaagcgggtccggggtcgatttttgacttttggggggaagtttggggaatctaaatttatgcattgtaattaatttttttagcaatatttgatattattgagtcatttgtagatagatacgagtggtttggaggtggattctagaggaaaagcagtaattgagcattgagtggtctttggagcgaggtaagtgttgtgtctaaccttgacttgagggaattaggaaccctcggactaattgctatgtgaatttcatgtgagcggcgtataagtgaggtgacgagtacttatgcgccgccaaattaTCTGTTTTCCCTATTTTCCCGTTTATCTCATATTATCTCTTTCCTTGTCTTAACTGTTACCTGCTCTATTTGTGTTTCCATACCTAATTACTACTTGTAGTCATTGTTTCCTCATGTTCATGATATTAGTTCTTCCCATAGTTTCATACTCTCCTACTATTTGCTCAAGTTGGTTTATTTGTACCTTGTAGTTGTAAATTCTGGATTGGTCTCACTGTGTAGTATTACTCATTCGGATTATCATATTGTACAAGGTTTCCTATTTGTTCAGTTTGGTGTCTTAGAATTGTAAAGGGTTTTCAATGATTTGAATAGTGAGTTTTACTGTGCTTATTGagtacttgatattgatatggtgggatcgggttgcacgccgcaataggtgaAATAGGGGTGATATTTTGAGGtagaataagggtgaatttgtactatacggtgggatcgggttgcatgccgtaacatgtggaataagggtggattgacatggtgaaataagggtgaattatgatactgatattgacatatggtgggatggggttgcgcgccacaacatatatatataatttactgTTGTTGATATCGTTACAGTGAAATAAGGAAGAAATTTGTGTTgtctggtgggatcgggttgctcgtCGCAACAACCTATATGTTTCCATTTCGTGAGCTGTGTTGGTTTTATTTTTGGTAATTGTAGCTGAATCATTAAAGATCGGTGATTCGGGACGACACTGGTTTATTCTTGAGGCTGTGGTTATTATTTTCAGTTGGCTGTTTAATTCGGTTCAGTATTCCCATTTTTCTGTCATAATTATATACTGCATTCAGATTGTAGTGTAggtgacccaccttagcctcgtctctacttcgtcgaggttaggctcggcacttaccagtacatgggggcggttgtactgatactacactctgcatactgtgcagattttggagacgGTCCCAGTAGCGGCTTCTAGAGAGCTCAGATTGGACAGCctatggagacttgaggtacagttgcTCGGCGCCCGCAGCTCCTGAAGTAcccgtctttatttttatttagctgtgtatttttaTTCAGACAACTTTTTATGTATTTCAGACCCTCGTATGTATTactctagaagttcgtgcacttatGACAGCGGGTTTAGGGATCTGTAGCAGATGTTTTTACGATTTTAGCTTCCgcatttatatttggattattgcagttaaatcagttcttcttcattaattatgtttaaattgttaaaaaggataaattgttctaacgttggcttgcctagcaagtgaaatgttaggcgccatcacgatcccgatggtgggaatttcgggtcgtgacaaggttATATCacagcactaggttacataggtctcacgagtcacgagcaaacttagtagagtctggaggatcggtacggagacgtctatacttatcttccgGAGGCTATAGAGTTAGGAACAGTTTcatttctattcttctctgtcgtgctattttattctatcattgctgattggacccttctattctattctctcgcagatggcgagaatgcgtactgcatcttcagctgagaagcagccagagcccccagtggcagctcctacgaggagcagaggtcgaggtcgaggtcttGCTAGatgccgaggcaggggcagagctcagtccagagctcaagcagcagcaccagcagtggagccttaggtagagtttgatgaggaggttccagtccAGGTTGTGCTTGTCGGACCAGCTTAGGTCCCGGAAGGGTTCATTGCCACACCAGTGctttaggatgctttggtccgtttggtgggccttatggagagtgtggcccagactggcgcattccccatggcaccagccatctctcaggctggaggaggagcacagactcgtactactcacactccggagcatatggccccccagtatcagactccatcCGCTTATCCaatcggagtagttcagccggttgttgcggtacAAACCAAtaatgggtcagctatgtcttctgaggctttatggagattggacaggtttaccaagctcttccccaATTCACTTCAGTGGCGCTACTTCAgcggatccccaggagtatcttgacagttgtcatgaggtgctacggaacatgggtatagtggagaccaatgaggTTGACTTTGCTGCATTCCAGATGActagttccgccaagaaatggtggagggattatttgttgaccagaccagccgggtcgcctgctcttacttgggactagttctttcagctcttcctagagaagtttcttcctatcacattgagagaggaacaTCGTCGTCAGTTCGAGTGTCTCCAGCAAGGCAGTATGACTAtcactcagtacgagacccgttttgtggaatTGGCCTATCAtactcttcttctgcttcctaccgagaaaGAGAGGGTGAGAATGTTTATTGACATACtcgctcagcctatcagattgcagatggctaaggagtctgggagtgagatttcttttcaggcgactgcCAATGTcaccaggcgagtcgagatggttcttgcacagggaggtcaggggtctgacaagagacctcatcattccggtgggttcagcggtgcctcatctggagacaggggtacttttggtagaggccatcctcccaggccgtttcattcagtgcttcaggcatcccacagcacttcagggagtcgtggtccttatgtgcctcattCTGGACAGCCAGTTtacaatgcaccatcatctcctaTCAGTACACCTTCTATTCAGAGTTACTGCCGTGGTCATCCGGCTCATTCGGGTCAGCCTCAGTTTCCACCACCACAGCACCAGGATGGATGTTTCGAGTGTGGTAGTTATGGACATATCAGGAGGACCTGTCCGAGATTATTAGGCGTCACGccacagcatcagggttctcgtgccatggttctggcactaGTTGTTGCACCgcttgctcagccagccagaggcaggggtcaggcagccagaggtagaagCCATACTGTTAGacgtggaggtcaggccgttagaggtggagtccagccagctaggggccgtcccagggacgtggtTCAGAGTGATGGGTCCCGGCcctgatgttatgcttttccagccaggcctgaggctgagtcatctgatgctgttattacaggtactgtttcagtttgcagtagagatgcttcaattctatttgatctgggatctacttacatttatgtgtcatcctactttgtttcatatttggttgtgcctcgtgattctttgagtgctcctgtgtgtgtgtccacacctgtgggggatgctattgtcgtagatcgtgtttatcgttcgtatgtggtcaccattgggggtCTTGAGActtgtgtagatcttctacttctcgatatggtcgattttgatgtcattttgggtatggattggttgtcaccttatcatgctatattggattgtcatgccaagacggtgaccttagctttgccggggttgcctcgattagagtggagagggactcctggccattctaccagcagggttatctcttatatgaaggctcggcgtatgatcgagaaggggtgtctagtgtatttggcttatgtccgcgattctagtgcggaggttccttccatggattcagtgccagttgtttgCGAGTTTCCAGAGgtttttcctgcagacctgtcggggatgccacccgacagggatatcgatttctgtattgacttggctccgggaacccagcctatttccattccgccataccgtatggccctgccagagttgaaacaattgaaggaacagttgcaagatttgcttgataagggcttcattagacctagtgtcttgccctggagtgcacctgtgttgtttgtgaagaagaaagatggatcgatgaggatatgtatagattatcggtagttgaacaaagtcaccatcacgaacaagtatccattaccgaggattgatgatttatttgatcagctttagggtgccaaggtattttcgaagatatatttgagatctagctaccatcagttgaggattagggcatccgatgtccctaagacagtttttcggactcggtacgggtattatgagtttctagtaatgtcctttgggttgacaaatgccccagcagcattcatggatttgatgaaccgagtgttcaagccttatttggactcctttgtgatcgtgtttgttgatgatatcttgatctactctcgcagtcgagaggagcatgaacagcatctcaggattgtacttcagactctcagagccagccagttgtatgctaagttttcaaaatgCGAATTTTGGTTGAGCTTAGTGgatttcttggggcacgttgtgtcggcagagggtattcaggtggattctaagaatattgaggtagttcagaactggcctagacccacttcaactatggagatccggagtttcttgggtttggcgggctattaccgtcgatttgtggaggggttttcatctatagcaaccccgttgaccaggttgacccagaaggatgccccgttcagatggtcagacaagtgtgaggcgagctttcaaaagctcaagacagctttgactacagcgtcggtgttggtgttgctcacaggttcaggatcttatacggtatattgtgatgcgtcccgTGTTGGGCTCGGTGCGGTATTTATGcaggagggcagggtgattgcatatgcgccACGGCAGtggaaggttcatgagaagaatcaCCATGTCCataacttagagttggcagccattgttcatgcgctgaagattttgaggcactCTCTTTACGGCGTatcgtgtgaggttttcacggatcatcggagacttcagtatttgttcaagcaaaaggatctcaatttgaggcagaggaggtggttggagctattgaaagactatgacatcattattttgtaccaccccgggaaggccaatgtggtggccgacgccttgagtagaaaggcagcgaatatgggcagccttgcgttcattccagtcggtgagaggctgcttgcatcagatgttcagactttggccaaccagtttgtgaggttggatatttcagagcacagccgtgttctagcttgtacagttcttggtcttccttgtttgagcgtatCATAGATTGGTAGTGTGACGACCCTTATTTATTGGTCCTTAGGGATacagtgtggcacggtggtgccaaacaggttactgttggagatgacagagtcttgaggatgcagggtcgtgtttgtgtgcctaatgtagatggacttcgtgagttgattcttgaagaggcccacagttaccggtattctattcactcgggcgccaccaagatgtattaggacttgcggtaacattattggtggaggaggatgaagaaggatatagttgcttatgta contains:
- the LOC138910720 gene encoding uncharacterized protein — translated: MTITQYETRFVELAYHTLLLLPTEKERVRMFIDILAQPIRLQMAKESGSEISFQATANVTRRVEMVLAQGVLQASHSTSGSRGPYVPHSGQPVYNAPSSPISTPSIQSYCRGHPAHSGQPQFPPPQHQDGCFECGSYGHIRRTCPRLLGVTPQHQGSRAMVLALVVAPLAQPARGRGQAARGRSHTVRRGGQAVRGGVQPARGRPRDVVQSDGSRP